The segment GTCTACCGTCGCGACGGGCGGGAGTGCTACGTCTGCGGCGACGAGGTGCGCACCCAGGTCCTCGCGGCAAGGAACCTGTTCTGGTGCCCCACGTGCCAGGCCGCGGGTACGCTCGGCCGGTGAGATCACGTCTTCGCCGCGCCCGGCACACCGTGGGGCGCTACGTCGACGACCGGGTCGTGCGCTGGCAGACCGGCACCCAGGAGGGTCAGGTCGCGGTCCTCGGGGTGCTGGCGGTCCTCAGCGCGGTGATCCTCGCCCTCTCCATCGTGTCGTACCCGGTGTTCCCGGCCTTCACCTTCGTGATCCCGCTGCTGCTCGGCAGCATCACCCTGCGCTTCAAGCCGTTGCTCGTGCTGGTGGGCACGATCGCGCTGTTCGTGGCCGTCACGGTCACCGTCGAGTCGCTCGAGACGGGCATGACGACCAACCGGGTGAGCTCGCTCGTGATGATGACCGTCGTGGCCGGCATCCAGCTGTGGGAGGCGCGACGTCGGCGGAGCGGACTTCCCGGTCCGCTGGGCGAGGCCATGCTGGTCGACCTCCGAGACCGGCTGCAGGCTCAGGGCAAGGTCCCGCCCCTGCCGGCTCCGTGGCACGCGGAGTCCGCGATGCTGACCGCGGGCGGGGTGCACTTCTCCGGTGACTTCATGGTCGCCAACCTGAGCGAGGACGAGCGGAAGCTCGAGATGGTGCTCGTCGACGTCTGTGGGAAGGGCGTGGCCGCGGGGACCCAGTCGTTGCAGCTCGCCGGGGCCCTCGGTGGTCTGATCGGGGCGCTGCCGCCGCTCGCCCTGTTCGCGGCCGCCAACGACTTCCTCATGCGGCAGGACTGGGACGAGGGCTTCGCCACGGCGGTGCACGTGACGATCGACCTGCGCAGCGGGGACTACGGGATCATCAACGCCGGCCACCCGCCGGCGCTGCACTGGCACCCCGGCGCATCGGACTGGAAGACCGACCACGCCCGCGGCACGGCGCTCGGCATCCTGCAGCACCCCGACTTCCACGAGACTCGAGGGACCCTCGCGTCGGGGGAGGCCCTGCTGTTCTTCACCGACGGCGTGGTGGAGTCCCGTGAACAGGGCGTGGAGGAAGGCGTCGAGTGGCTCCGGTCCGTGGCCGCGCGTGCCGTGCGACCCGGCTTCGAGGGCGCCGCCGGCCGCATCATCGGACGGGTGAAGACCAAGGACGACGACCGAGCGGTGCTCCTGCTCGCACGTCGCGACTGACCCGCGGGCCGCAGCATCACCGGCCACGCGCATGTGGCATCCTGGAGTCGCTTCGGCCCCGAGAGCGGACGTAGCTCAATTGGTTAGAGTCTCTGCCTTCCAAGCAGAATGTTGCGAGTTCGAGTCTCGTCGTCCGCTCTCGGGGCCGAAGCCTGTTCCCAGCCGCGGGGCGTGGTCGAGCAACATGGGTCAGTGCTGGCCGGGCAGCACGAGTGCCCCGACCGACGGGTCGGGGTGCCGTGGTGGATTCGTCAGGGTCGCCAGCGCTGGTTTCGTTGCCAGGTGTCGGAGCCGGGGAGCTTCCACTCGACGTGGCCGTCATCGGGATTGATCCGGCCTGACCACTGTTGGTCGTGAACTCGGTGGTGGTGGAACGAACAGAGGAGGGCGCCGTCTCTGATGTCGGTGGTCTTGGAGATGGCGTAGGGATTCAGGTGGTGGGCTTCGGTCCACCGTGAGTCGCGGTCGCATCCGGGTGCGGTGCAGCCGCCGTCTCTCTTCTCCATCGCTCGTCGGGACGACCTGTTGAAGTAGCGGTTCGCGCTGCCGAGGTCGATCGGGAGTGAGGTGCCGTTGAGGACCATCGGGACGATCTGGGCGCTGCAG is part of the Aeromicrobium sp. Leaf245 genome and harbors:
- a CDS encoding PP2C family protein-serine/threonine phosphatase, which codes for MRSRLRRARHTVGRYVDDRVVRWQTGTQEGQVAVLGVLAVLSAVILALSIVSYPVFPAFTFVIPLLLGSITLRFKPLLVLVGTIALFVAVTVTVESLETGMTTNRVSSLVMMTVVAGIQLWEARRRRSGLPGPLGEAMLVDLRDRLQAQGKVPPLPAPWHAESAMLTAGGVHFSGDFMVANLSEDERKLEMVLVDVCGKGVAAGTQSLQLAGALGGLIGALPPLALFAAANDFLMRQDWDEGFATAVHVTIDLRSGDYGIINAGHPPALHWHPGASDWKTDHARGTALGILQHPDFHETRGTLASGEALLFFTDGVVESREQGVEEGVEWLRSVAARAVRPGFEGAAGRIIGRVKTKDDDRAVLLLARRD